GCGCTTGAGCATCCGCTCGATGCGCATCCCTTGCTGGTGCGTAAGCTGGTAACTTCCCTGAACCGCCAGCACACGACGGCGCCAGTACTGGGCGTCGAACATGTCGAGCATGGGTTGCCGCGTCGCCCACTCCAGATGCTCGAGTTCCGCGTCCACCACATGGGACGCATTCCAGCGCGGTATTCGGTCCGACCCGTCCGTCTCCACCATGGCTCACCTCGTCGTTGTGTCCGCGGACGGCTCGATGTGTCTCGGCCAGACGATTCGCAAAAGGCGGCCGTTGTCGCGCAGTGGAGCTAAAACGAAATCCCGCGCTGAAAATTCCATTGATCGCCGCGCGGCCCGCGGGGCACGCGATTGCGGCGGCGTTCATGCGACGCTTATTGAAATGCAGCGGCGGTCGAACCGCGACCTTGGCCGTGACTGTGCAAGATTAAGATTGGCCTTATGCCGTTCGGTCGAGTGTTGTCGATAGTGGCTTTGCGCTATTCTGGTTGTTCGACAACGTCCGAGCGGAGAGCGATATGTCCACGTCGAAGCCGAAATCTCAACCGGCCGAGCTCAGCGTCGAGCGGCGCCTCGACGAGGCACTCGCGGAAACCTTTCCGGCCAGCGATCCGATTGCCGTCGATCCCGAAGAACCGAAGCATCCTCCGGCAAAGCCGAAGGCGGGGGCGGCGAAACAGCCTGCGCCACACGGCACGCGGCCGAAGCACCCATAAGCGGAACCGGCCGGGCCTATCACCTCAGCCAAGTGCTACGCGCCCGAGGCGGTGCTGACCGCCCGGCGCCACTGCAGCGCAGATCCGGCAGCACGCCGTAGCGCAGCGCATTCAGCAAGCACGTGCACTACTACGGCGCGTGCGATCAACGAATTGGCAGGCCGCTGTCCAACTGGCGCTGCAATTCGCGCACCTGGCGCTGCGTATCGCGCAGCTGGGCTTGTGCCTGCGTCTTCTGTTGCTGCAACGCGCTCGCTTCGGCGCGGTTCTGCGCCTGCTGGCTGTTCACGATCGTCTGCTGCTGGCGTGCGATCGACAGGTCGGCCTGCAACCGGTTCGCGCGGTCCTGTGACAATTCGATCAGGTGATCCGTGAACGCCTTTTGCGCTTCGAGCTTCGTGCGCCGGATTTCGACTTCGGACAGTTGCGCGGTCTGGCGCACGAAGTCGCGATAGATCATCTCGGCACGCTGATCGTCGGAGGTCTTGATCACACGCCAGAAGTTTTTCTTCTGGAAGAGCGCGACGTAGTACGTCACTTCCTTGCCGTAGAACATCAGGCTCGCGCCATAACTGCCGTTGTACGTCGTGCGCATTTCGGTCAGATCGGGGCCGTGGATCATCTGTTGCAGTTCCGCCACATTGCCTGTAGCGGACTGCTTTGCCTCGTCTGGCGTCAGCGCAATCGTTTGACCCGACGGGACGGACGAAGCCGCCAGCGTGTCCGGCTGCGCCGCCGCTGTCGTTTCCACGGCCGCCCCGCTCGCGGCACTGTCCGACACCGCTTCCTGCGCAAAGGCGGCCTGCATTCCCCCGGTCGCGATCAATACCGACAGCACGATCTGCCGGGCTTTCGACTTCTGGTCCATGTAATTCCTGCTTTGAACAGTTTTTTGTTTTCACCCAATCGTCTCATTATTACTCAGTTTCTCGCGTTTCGGGTTCATCGTCGAAAATTTGATACTTCCTCATCTTCTTCTCTCGCACCTTGGAACGAGCGCCGAGGTGTCGCGCCGCGAGTGGCGCCGGCAGCGGTTCGCGTTCGACGCTGCCCGCATGCGGTTTCGCTCGTTGATATCGCGCTTGCCGCGGTCGATCGGCACTTCAGCCGCGGCGCGCCGGATGCCTGCCGACCGTTGCGTGCACGCGTCAGAAGACGCTGCAGCGCATCGCGTTCCGCGCGCGGGCGAGAGGCACTTTCACGCCGATCCGAGTCATCGCGTTGTGAAGTTCGCTGACGTTGCCGGAAAAGCGGGAACACCGATCGCATCAACCAGCCGATAACGGCATACCGGACGACGTCCGAGTCGCCCGACGCCCGTCGTCGACGCAATCAACGACGTGCAAGGGTTGTCGCGGAGTAACCGCCTTGCCGATGTCGCGACCGCGCTCGCACTGTCCACTGTCTATTCGAGCATGAGCGGGTCGATACTGGCACCGGCATCGCTTTCAATCGCCCCGGCCGCTCGGCGTCTGCAGGCGATCGCGAAAACGGACTGGCGTCACCCGGTCGGCAGTCGGACGTCTCGTCTCCATGCCAAAGAGGCGCGCCGATGCTCGAACGTCGTCACAGTCGGGGCAGTGCCGAACGATGGCAATCGACAAGGCGACGGTCGATGCTTCGCACTACCAGGGCATCATTACTCGCATTGCGGCATGCCCATCGATCCGGCGTCCGCGGGTCGAAGACACACGTCGGCCATCCGTCCGTCAACTGCGGATCGATGTCGCAGCTTGTATCTCTCGAACCGAATAACGCCGGCATCGCGGGCGGGCGATTAGAAGACTTCCTATCAGACAGCGCGCGTCCTCTAACGTATTCTGCGACATCGACCGAACCGGCCCGCAGCGAAGCCGGTTCGCGCGGCACGCTGCACGCGTAGAAGCAAGCGCACAAACGAAAGGCCGAAAGAAGCCTCCCGCGAATGTGATTCACAATGCATCCGGCCGAGATGACTGGGAAATGACCAACGCGGACCAACGCGTCTCGCCTTCGCGACGATACGAACAAGGAGCACAGCAATGACGCAATTCTCTGGTCGCGCCCTGCGCAACGCGACCCTGGCCGGTGTGCTGTTCGCAAGCGCCGCTGCTGCGTTTGCACAAAGCAGCAGCCCGGTCGGCATGTGGCAGACCGTCGACGATCATACGCATCAGCCCAAGGCGATCGTGCAGATCACGCAGGACGAGAACGGCACGCTAACCGGCAAGGTGATCAAGGGGCTCAACCCGAACGAGCCGCCCGGCCGCCGGTGCACCGCATGTACCGACGCGCGCAAGGATCAGCCGATCATCGGGATGACGATCATCGACGATATGAAAAAGGACGGCGACGGCTGGGACGGCGGGCAGATCCTCGACCCCGACAACGGCAAGGTCTACCGCTGCAAGATGCACACCGAAGACGGCGGACAGAAGCTTGTCGTGCGCGGCTATATCGGCATCTCGCTGCTCGGCCGGTCGCAGACGTGGATTCGTGAGCAATGAGCGATCGGCACGTGCGATGCCTTCGCGTATGAAAAACGGCCGGCGGTATGGACCTGCCGGCCGGCTGCTTCTTCAAAGGAAATGCGCTTTGCGCGACTCGCGTCGTTCGACTGACTGCCTGGCGTCGCGCATCCGTCACGCCGCGTGCTTGAGCGAGCCGCCATATTCGTACACCGGCGCACTGGACGGCGCCTGTGCGTACTCGACAGGCGCTGCGGCAACGGATAGTTCGTCCGCCTGACCCGCGACATGTACGCGCATGCGCGCTTCGATCGAGTTGCACAAGTCCGTGCCCGCCGCGCCGAACAGTTGCTCGAGCATGCGCTTGAGCACGCCCGACTGATGCCACGCCTTGAAGCGGCGATGGCAGGTTTGATACGACGGGTATTTGCGCGGCATGGCGGACCACGTAGCGCCGCTGTACATCACCCACAGCACGCCGTTGAGCACGGCCCGGGTGTTGGCAAGAGGCCGGCCGCGCAGTTCGGAACGCGGCCGTAGTTCAGGAAGCAGCGGCGCGACGCGCAGCCACTCTTCATCGGTTAGATCACGGTATGGGGTCAAGGTATCCTCCTTCGTCGATACCCGACGACGATATCGACTGACCCACACACCGAATATCAGAACAATCCGAATCTTGAAAATGCGACGCGTCCCGACGCCATTCGGCGCAACGCGCCGCGCGTTATCTCGTTCAGTTGAATTCCATCACTACGTAAGCGATGTGTCGACGGTACGCCGTGGCGTATCCAGATATTCCTTCGATTGCATTTCGACGATGCGCGACACGGTCCGCGTGAACTCGTTCGCCATCGGCCCTTCCACGTAGAGCTGTTCGGGCGGGACCGCCGCCGACATCAGCAGTTTCACCTTGTGGTCGTAGAACACGTCGATGAGCCACGTGAAGCGGCGCGCTTCCGACTGCATGCGCGGCGTCATTTGCGGCACGTCGGAAAGGATCACCGCATGAAAGCGCGAGGCGAGCTCCAGATAGTCGTTCTGCGAGCGCGGACCGCCGCACAGCGTCGCGAAATCGAACCAGACGACGCCGTCCGCGCGGCGCAGCGCCTTCAGCTCGCGCTTTTCGATATGCAGCAGCGGACTTTCGTCGGGCACCGCGGCGAGTCGCGCGTAGGCATCGCGCAACGCCTTGTCGGCGGCGGCGCCAAGCGGCGTGAGATAGACCTCGACCTGCGACAGCGTGCGCTGACGGTAATCGACACCCGCATCGACGTTGATCACATCGAGCTTGCTCTTGATCAGCTCGATCGCGGGCAGCATGCGGTCGCGGTGCAAACCGTCCGGATACAGCGTATCGGGGTCGTAGTTGGACGTCATCACGAACTGCACGCCGTTCGTAAACAGCCGGTCGAGCAGGCGGTACAGGATCATCGCATCGGCAATGTCCGACACGTGGAATTCGTCGAAGCAGATGAGCCGGTAGCGCTTCGCGATCCGGCGTGCGAGTTCGTCGAGCGGATCGGCCTGCCCTTTCAGCTCGTCGAGTTCGCGATGCACTTCGCGCATGAATTCGTGGAAGTGCAGGCGTGTCTTGCGCGTGAGCGGCACGATCATATAGAAGCTGTCCATCAGGAAGCTCTTGCCGCGGCCCACGCCGCCCCACATGTAGACGCCGCGCGGCAAGTCCGGATGCATGATCAGCTTCATGAACGCATTCGGCCGGCGCGCCTTGTACGCCACCCACTCTTCATAGCATCGCTGCAGACGATCGACTGCCGCGCGTTGCGCAGGGTCGGACTGATAACCCCGAGTCTGCAGCTCGTTTTCGTAGTATTCGGTGACGTTCATCGTGTGCGGCTTGTGTAGCTCATGTGACTTGTGCGATCGACGCACTTGCACAGCAGATAAGACGAAGGCGGGAGGGTTCGCACCCTGCCCGCCTTCGTCGTGATACCCAATGCGAGGAATCGGGCTCTTCGGACTTACATGTTCAGCGCGCGCTTGTCGACGGCGAGCGCCGCTTCACGCATCACCTCGGACAGCGACGGATGCGGATGGCAAATGCGGCCGATATCTTCCGACGCGGCCTTGAACTCCATCGCCACCACGGCTTCCGCGATCAGATCGGACGCGTTCGCCGAAATGATATGCACGCCGAGCAGCTCGTCGGTCTTCGCGTCGGCGATCATCTTGACGAAACCGTCGGCTTTATTGATGCCGAGTGCGCGACCATTCGCCATGAACGGGAACTGGCCCGTCTTGATCTCGCGGCCTTCGGCCTTCAGCTGCTGCTCGGTCTTGCCGACCCATGCGATTTCCGGCTCGGTGTAGATCACCCACGGAATGCAGTTGTAGTCGATATGCGGCTTCTGCCCGTCGATGATTTCGGCGACCAGCACGCCTTCGTCTTCGGCCTTGTGGGCGAGCATCGGACCGCGCACGACATCGCCGATCGCGTAGACGTTCGGCACGCTCGTCGCGCAGTGATCGTCGACGTCGATAAAGCCGCGCTCGTTCGCCTTCAGGCCGATCGCCTCGAGACCGAGATTGTCGGTATTCGGCACGCGGCCGATCGACACGATCAGGCGGTCGGCGTCGAGCGTCTGCGCGTTGCCGTCCTTGTCCGTATAAGCGATCGACACGCTGTTCGCAGTGGTCTTCACTTCGCCCACCTTCACGCCGACGTGAATGTCGAGGCCCTGCTTCCTGAACTGCTTGGCGGCTTCCTTCGCGAGCGCCTGGTCGGCCGCGCCGAGGAACTCGGGCAGCGCTTCGAGCACGGTCACGTCGGCGCCGAGACGCCGCCACACCGAGCCGAGTTCCAGACCGATCACGCCCGCGCCGATCACGGCGAGCTTCTTCGGCACTTCGGTAAACGACAACGCGCCTTCGTTATCGGCGACGATCCTGTTGTCGACCGGCACGTTCGGCAGATGGCGCGCCTTCGAACCCGTCGCGATGATCACGTTCTTCGCGACGACGGTCTCGGTTTCGCCTTCGCCGCTGACTTCGATCTGCACGCCGGCGTCGCTCCTGCCCATGAACTTGCCGTGGCCCTTGAGCCACGTGATCTTGTTCTTGCGGAACAGGAACTCGATGCCCTTCGTCATCTTCTCGACGATGCTTTCCTTGCGCGACAACATCTTCGCGATGTCGACCTTGACATTTTCCACGCTGATGCCGTGGTCCGCGAGATGGTGCGACGCGTTCTCGAACTCTTCCGACGAGGCGAGCAGCGCCTTCGACGGGATGCAGCCGACGTTCAGACACGTGCCGCCGAGCTTCAGCGCGCCGGCCGGGTTCTTCCACTTTTCGATACAGGCGACGCTCTTGCCGAGTTGCGCGGCACGGATCGCGGCGATATAGCCGCCGGGACCGGCACCGATCACGACGACGTCAAATTC
The nucleotide sequence above comes from Paraburkholderia sp. SOS3. Encoded proteins:
- the zapE gene encoding cell division protein ZapE, whose product is MNVTEYYENELQTRGYQSDPAQRAAVDRLQRCYEEWVAYKARRPNAFMKLIMHPDLPRGVYMWGGVGRGKSFLMDSFYMIVPLTRKTRLHFHEFMREVHRELDELKGQADPLDELARRIAKRYRLICFDEFHVSDIADAMILYRLLDRLFTNGVQFVMTSNYDPDTLYPDGLHRDRMLPAIELIKSKLDVINVDAGVDYRQRTLSQVEVYLTPLGAAADKALRDAYARLAAVPDESPLLHIEKRELKALRRADGVVWFDFATLCGGPRSQNDYLELASRFHAVILSDVPQMTPRMQSEARRFTWLIDVFYDHKVKLLMSAAVPPEQLYVEGPMANEFTRTVSRIVEMQSKEYLDTPRRTVDTSLT
- a CDS encoding DUF2968 domain-containing protein, with amino-acid sequence MDQKSKARQIVLSVLIATGGMQAAFAQEAVSDSAASGAAVETTAAAQPDTLAASSVPSGQTIALTPDEAKQSATGNVAELQQMIHGPDLTEMRTTYNGSYGASLMFYGKEVTYYVALFQKKNFWRVIKTSDDQRAEMIYRDFVRQTAQLSEVEIRRTKLEAQKAFTDHLIELSQDRANRLQADLSIARQQQTIVNSQQAQNRAEASALQQQKTQAQAQLRDTQRQVRELQRQLDSGLPIR
- a CDS encoding transposase, which produces MTPYRDLTDEEWLRVAPLLPELRPRSELRGRPLANTRAVLNGVLWVMYSGATWSAMPRKYPSYQTCHRRFKAWHQSGVLKRMLEQLFGAAGTDLCNSIEARMRVHVAGQADELSVAAAPVEYAQAPSSAPVYEYGGSLKHAA
- the lpdA gene encoding dihydrolipoyl dehydrogenase — translated: MSKEFDVVVIGAGPGGYIAAIRAAQLGKSVACIEKWKNPAGALKLGGTCLNVGCIPSKALLASSEEFENASHHLADHGISVENVKVDIAKMLSRKESIVEKMTKGIEFLFRKNKITWLKGHGKFMGRSDAGVQIEVSGEGETETVVAKNVIIATGSKARHLPNVPVDNRIVADNEGALSFTEVPKKLAVIGAGVIGLELGSVWRRLGADVTVLEALPEFLGAADQALAKEAAKQFRKQGLDIHVGVKVGEVKTTANSVSIAYTDKDGNAQTLDADRLIVSIGRVPNTDNLGLEAIGLKANERGFIDVDDHCATSVPNVYAIGDVVRGPMLAHKAEDEGVLVAEIIDGQKPHIDYNCIPWVIYTEPEIAWVGKTEQQLKAEGREIKTGQFPFMANGRALGINKADGFVKMIADAKTDELLGVHIISANASDLIAEAVVAMEFKAASEDIGRICHPHPSLSEVMREAALAVDKRALNM
- a CDS encoding DUF2147 domain-containing protein encodes the protein MTQFSGRALRNATLAGVLFASAAAAFAQSSSPVGMWQTVDDHTHQPKAIVQITQDENGTLTGKVIKGLNPNEPPGRRCTACTDARKDQPIIGMTIIDDMKKDGDGWDGGQILDPDNGKVYRCKMHTEDGGQKLVVRGYIGISLLGRSQTWIREQ